In a single window of the Pseudomonas entomophila genome:
- a CDS encoding LysR substrate-binding domain-containing protein, with the protein MSISVKPNRALFDLDLLRAIVVVADCGSFTTAAARLHSTQSTISQKVRRLEDMVGHRLLVRGNRDVLPTDAGQTLLGYARHMLALNDQMLEALAGAMVGVTVRLGVPEDFVGGRTTNALAAFSRRHPQVKLEVTSGLCRDLSQAYDNGELDLVLLKQRRNSREGVACWPERLQWIDSERAPSFDLDPIPLVTFPPRGLYRDDMISAIEGMGRRWRISFTSSSLSGIQAAVADGMGVSLLPPRAATAEHRVLGSAQGLPEVDSYEIVIVHRPTADVMVKALADVLTQLLAVNAL; encoded by the coding sequence ATGTCCATCAGCGTAAAACCGAATAGAGCCCTGTTCGACCTCGATCTGCTGCGCGCCATCGTCGTGGTCGCCGATTGCGGCAGTTTCACCACCGCAGCGGCGCGCCTGCACTCTACCCAGTCCACCATCAGCCAGAAAGTCCGACGCCTGGAAGACATGGTCGGGCATCGCTTGCTGGTACGTGGCAATCGCGATGTGCTGCCCACCGATGCCGGTCAGACGTTGCTGGGTTACGCCCGCCATATGCTGGCCTTGAACGACCAGATGCTCGAGGCCCTGGCCGGGGCGATGGTCGGCGTCACCGTGCGCCTCGGCGTGCCCGAGGATTTCGTGGGTGGGCGTACCACCAACGCCTTGGCGGCGTTCAGCCGGCGCCATCCGCAAGTCAAGCTGGAAGTCACCAGCGGGCTGTGCCGCGACCTGAGCCAGGCCTATGACAACGGTGAGCTGGACCTGGTGCTGCTCAAGCAGCGACGCAACAGCCGGGAAGGCGTGGCCTGCTGGCCTGAGCGGTTGCAGTGGATCGACAGTGAGCGCGCGCCATCCTTCGACCTCGACCCGATCCCCCTGGTGACCTTCCCGCCACGCGGCTTGTACCGTGACGACATGATCAGCGCGATCGAAGGCATGGGGCGGCGCTGGCGCATCAGTTTCACCAGCTCGAGCCTGAGCGGTATCCAGGCCGCGGTGGCCGATGGCATGGGTGTCAGCTTGCTGCCGCCGCGGGCGGCAACCGCCGAACACCGGGTGCTGGGCAGCGCGCAGGGGCTGCCGGAGGTCGACAGCTACGAGATCGTGATCGTGCATCGGCCGACGGCGGATGTGATGGTCAAGGCGCTGGCCGATGTGCTGACACAACTGCTGGCGGTCAACGCGCTCTGA
- the pobA gene encoding 4-hydroxybenzoate 3-monooxygenase, producing MKTQVAIIGAGPSGLLLGQLLHRAGIDTLIVERQAPDYVLGRIRAGVLEQGTVDLLREAGVAARMDREGLVHEGVELVVGGRRQRLDLKALTGGKTVMVYGQTEVTRDLMQAREQSGAPIIYSAGAVQPHDIDTTRPYLTFEKDGRLQRVDCDYIAGCDGFHGVSRQSIPAGVLKVYERVYPFGWLGLLADTPPVSHELIYAHHDRGFVLCSQRSQTRSRYYLQVPLAERVEDWPDSRFWGELKARLPQEVAARLVTGPALEKSIAPLRSHVVEPMQHGRLFLVGDAAHIVPPTGAKGLNLAASDVNYLYRILVKVYREGRTDLLAHYSPMALRRVWKGERFSWFMTQLLHDFGDQQDDWDRKMQEADREYFLSSPAGLVNIAENYVGLPFEAVE from the coding sequence ATGAAGACTCAGGTTGCAATCATCGGTGCGGGCCCTTCCGGCCTGCTGCTCGGTCAACTGCTGCACAGGGCCGGTATCGACACGCTGATCGTCGAGCGCCAGGCGCCGGATTACGTGCTTGGACGCATTCGCGCCGGAGTCCTGGAGCAGGGTACCGTGGACCTGCTGCGCGAGGCGGGAGTGGCGGCGCGCATGGACCGCGAAGGCCTGGTCCACGAGGGGGTCGAACTGGTGGTCGGCGGACGTCGCCAGCGCCTCGACCTCAAGGCGTTGACAGGCGGCAAGACGGTCATGGTGTACGGCCAGACCGAGGTGACCCGCGACCTGATGCAGGCCCGTGAACAAAGCGGCGCGCCGATCATCTATTCAGCCGGCGCGGTGCAGCCCCATGACATCGACACGACGCGACCGTACCTGACATTCGAGAAGGATGGCCGTTTGCAGCGCGTCGACTGTGACTACATCGCTGGTTGCGACGGTTTTCACGGGGTCTCCCGGCAGAGCATTCCGGCAGGGGTGCTCAAGGTGTACGAGCGGGTCTACCCGTTTGGTTGGCTGGGGTTGCTGGCCGACACGCCGCCCGTCAGTCACGAGCTGATCTACGCCCATCACGACCGAGGCTTCGTGCTGTGCAGCCAGCGCTCCCAGACCCGCAGCCGCTACTACCTGCAGGTGCCGCTCGCGGAGCGGGTGGAGGACTGGCCGGATTCGCGTTTCTGGGGTGAGCTCAAGGCACGTTTGCCGCAGGAAGTCGCGGCGCGCCTGGTGACTGGCCCCGCGCTGGAGAAGAGCATCGCGCCGCTGCGCAGCCATGTGGTCGAACCCATGCAGCATGGCCGGCTGTTCCTGGTCGGCGATGCTGCCCATATCGTCCCACCCACAGGCGCCAAGGGGCTGAACCTGGCGGCCTCGGATGTCAATTACCTGTACCGGATCCTGGTCAAGGTGTACCGCGAAGGGCGCACCGACCTGCTGGCCCACTATTCACCCATGGCCTTGCGCCGGGTCTGGAAAGGGGAGCGCTTCAGTTGGTTCATGACCCAGCTATTGCATGACTTTGGCGACCAGCAAGACGACTGGGACCGCAAGATGCAGGAGGCTGACCGCGAGTACTTCCTGAGTTCGCCGGCGGGGTTGGTGAACATCGCCGAGAATTATGTGGGGTTGCCGTTCGAGGCGGTCGAGTAA
- a CDS encoding helix-turn-helix domain-containing protein codes for MLTALPGIPLFQLYGESHTRPDTDLLHCESISARSRLHHWEIKPHRHAELLQLLYVQRGEAQVEIEGSRSVICQPAIQVVPPLTVHGFRFNEQIQGHVLTFGTTLVAELEQRLGAPLSVLAAPGCYPLGQAHRRLHTLIDALQQEYQGNAPARAAMLQALVTTLMVWISRQQHDQPPRNRGERDRQLLSQYQRQVEAHYREHLPVDTFAARLGITSAQLNQLCRGLTGQSALQILHQRLLLEARRNLVYTRMSIGQLSDNLGFSDPTYFARFFKRLSGQTPNGFRRSAPCA; via the coding sequence ATGCTGACAGCCCTTCCTGGCATCCCACTGTTCCAACTGTATGGCGAGAGCCACACGCGGCCCGACACCGACCTGCTGCACTGCGAGTCGATCTCCGCGCGCAGCCGTCTGCACCACTGGGAAATCAAGCCACACCGCCACGCCGAGCTGCTGCAGCTTCTTTATGTGCAACGGGGCGAGGCGCAAGTGGAAATCGAGGGTTCGCGCAGCGTCATTTGCCAACCGGCCATCCAGGTGGTTCCCCCCCTGACCGTCCATGGCTTTCGCTTCAACGAGCAAATCCAGGGCCATGTACTGACGTTTGGTACAACACTGGTGGCTGAGCTTGAGCAGCGTCTCGGTGCCCCACTCAGCGTGCTGGCAGCGCCGGGCTGTTATCCGCTGGGCCAGGCGCATCGACGCCTGCACACCCTGATCGACGCCCTGCAACAGGAGTACCAGGGCAATGCCCCGGCACGGGCTGCGATGTTGCAGGCGTTGGTCACCACGCTGATGGTCTGGATCAGCCGCCAACAACACGACCAGCCGCCGCGCAATCGAGGCGAACGCGACCGCCAGTTGCTCAGCCAGTACCAGCGCCAGGTCGAAGCGCACTACCGCGAGCATCTGCCTGTCGATACCTTCGCCGCCCGCCTGGGTATCACCAGCGCACAGCTCAACCAACTGTGCCGTGGATTGACCGGCCAGAGTGCGTTGCAGATCCTCCACCAGCGCCTGCTGCTCGAAGCCCGGCGCAACCTGGTGTACACCCGCATGAGCATCGGCCAGCTGTCGGACAACCTGGGCTTCAGCGACCCGACCTACTTCGCCCGATTCTTCAAGCGCCTGAGCGGGCAGACCCCCAACGGCTTCCGGCGCTCGGCCCCCTGCGCATGA
- a CDS encoding tetratricopeptide repeat protein: protein MPRRQLILIALLLLILVPGVLVYWWHAPQPTPPSVPPHSYAKALRQAHDGQPGAARVLYQQLQRDDLAPIRRAALYAELPNYPSPLALKLAQQDLEHGDPMVRRAAIASIRRLLPAAQRSLVLGPLLEDDEQSVRFAAVDALLGLDPDAIGLYFGPLQDALEQYEQTLEQQPDDAAAQVHLARLYMHEQAFEPATRALQRSLSLAPEGLHALATQVRLLERQGQHDASRQVLAKALALRPDSAFLQYELGLWLTRHEQPEYALLALARAVELEPDNSDYRYTLAVTLHQLEQVDAAQKQLEAVLNHEPANRRARILLIQYWKETGQLQNVQVLLAELERQNPDDPYLQQGL from the coding sequence ATGCCCAGACGCCAGCTCATCCTGATCGCCCTGCTGCTCCTGATCCTGGTGCCAGGCGTGCTCGTCTATTGGTGGCATGCACCACAACCCACGCCGCCCAGCGTGCCCCCGCACAGCTACGCCAAGGCCTTGCGCCAGGCCCATGATGGCCAGCCCGGCGCCGCACGCGTGCTGTACCAGCAACTGCAACGTGACGACCTGGCGCCGATCCGCCGTGCCGCCCTGTACGCCGAACTGCCCAACTACCCTTCTCCCCTGGCGCTGAAGCTGGCCCAGCAGGATCTCGAACACGGCGACCCCATGGTCCGCCGTGCGGCCATCGCCAGCATCCGCCGATTGCTGCCGGCCGCCCAACGCAGCCTGGTGCTCGGGCCGCTGTTGGAAGATGACGAGCAAAGTGTGCGCTTCGCCGCGGTCGATGCCCTGCTCGGCCTCGACCCGGATGCCATCGGCCTGTATTTCGGACCGCTGCAGGACGCGCTGGAGCAATACGAGCAGACACTGGAGCAACAGCCCGACGACGCTGCCGCTCAAGTTCACCTGGCCAGGCTGTACATGCATGAGCAAGCGTTCGAACCCGCGACCAGAGCGCTGCAGCGCAGTCTCAGCCTGGCCCCCGAGGGGTTGCATGCCCTGGCCACCCAGGTGCGCCTGCTTGAACGGCAGGGCCAGCATGACGCCTCGCGCCAGGTGCTGGCCAAGGCCCTGGCGTTGCGCCCGGACTCGGCGTTCCTGCAGTACGAGTTGGGGCTGTGGCTTACGCGCCACGAACAACCGGAATATGCCCTGCTCGCATTGGCCAGGGCCGTCGAACTGGAACCGGACAACAGCGACTACCGCTATACCCTCGCCGTCACCCTGCACCAGCTGGAGCAAGTGGACGCCGCACAGAAGCAGCTGGAGGCCGTCCTCAACCACGAACCCGCCAATCGGCGAGCGCGGATCCTGCTGATCCAGTACTGGAAGGAGACCGGTCAGTTGCAGAACGTCCAGGTGCTGCTCGCCGAACTGGAGCGACAGAACCCAGACGACCCTTACCTGCAGCAAGGCCTGTGA
- a CDS encoding hybrid sensor histidine kinase/response regulator, which translates to MSEAIARFDWGRTPLGPVTQWPPTLRIAVDMLLLSPFPNALVWGADLTVIHNDAYLALLGQKSAAQGESFDQLWRDAWDHMGGVVFKTLEGQGSLVENTELTVSRGGKQTQAWFTCCYSPIRDDQGAVAGFLHTLLDTTASRQSTREWRDLAQSFEGQLAHYLADTEHTWQLSPDVMLILDGQLRLRTANPAWSRLLGWEQAAQVEGPLLELFHPADRSEVQLALMALEQGIVTNAFEARMRHCEGHYCSFRWRTTPGQEFPILVGRDITHERQAVQRLAEAALRDSQRMESVVSVAGGLAHEMNNVLSGVGSSLELLDRRIAQGQLERLDSYVRMARECAQRAIGLTHNLLAFARSQPLSPVALDVNRVLREAQPVLQQALGGQMNLEWQLDTAPWPVQLDPDQLRNALLHLCANARDACLGRGNLSIRTVNERLVVATEGVAGVPAGDYVLIQVEDDGHGMSQEDLEHAFEPFFTTKPLGQGAGLGLPMVHGFVRQSGGQAWIESTKDKGARVVLMFPRFHGTLPEPLPLVTGQARGERVLLVDDEVTLRNLMKEVLVERGFEVCDVTDANAALGQFRHAGPFDLVITDIGLPGGFSGSQVARALRLIKPEQKILFITGFTEHPVEQTMLDEPGTALLFKPFSLETLVGQVHRILQG; encoded by the coding sequence ATGAGCGAAGCGATTGCCCGTTTCGACTGGGGCCGCACGCCGTTGGGGCCTGTGACGCAGTGGCCACCGACCTTGCGTATCGCTGTCGACATGTTGTTGTTGTCACCTTTCCCCAATGCATTGGTGTGGGGGGCGGACCTGACGGTGATCCACAACGATGCCTACCTGGCGTTGTTGGGGCAGAAAAGCGCCGCTCAGGGCGAAAGCTTCGACCAGCTTTGGCGCGACGCCTGGGACCACATGGGGGGCGTTGTGTTCAAAACCCTGGAAGGCCAAGGCAGTCTGGTGGAGAACACCGAGCTGACAGTATCGCGTGGCGGCAAGCAAACACAGGCGTGGTTCACTTGCTGCTATTCGCCGATCCGCGACGATCAAGGGGCGGTCGCCGGTTTTCTGCACACGTTGCTCGACACTACGGCGAGCAGGCAGAGCACGCGCGAATGGCGCGATCTGGCGCAGTCCTTCGAAGGGCAGTTGGCGCATTACCTGGCCGATACTGAACATACCTGGCAATTGTCTCCAGATGTGATGCTGATACTCGACGGGCAGCTGCGCTTACGCACGGCCAACCCTGCCTGGTCCCGGTTGCTGGGCTGGGAGCAGGCAGCGCAGGTCGAGGGACCCTTGCTGGAGCTGTTTCATCCAGCTGATCGCAGCGAGGTTCAGCTGGCTCTCATGGCACTCGAGCAGGGGATCGTCACCAACGCCTTCGAAGCCCGGATGCGCCACTGTGAAGGTCATTACTGCTCGTTCCGGTGGCGCACGACACCCGGTCAAGAGTTCCCGATTCTCGTGGGGCGGGATATCACTCATGAGCGCCAGGCCGTCCAACGGCTTGCCGAGGCGGCCTTGCGCGATAGCCAGCGCATGGAGTCGGTGGTCAGCGTGGCCGGAGGCCTGGCGCATGAGATGAACAACGTGCTGTCCGGGGTTGGCAGCAGCCTGGAACTGCTGGATCGACGTATCGCCCAAGGGCAGCTGGAACGGTTGGACAGCTACGTGCGAATGGCCCGTGAATGTGCCCAGCGGGCCATAGGCCTGACCCACAACCTGCTGGCGTTTGCCCGCAGTCAGCCACTTTCCCCCGTGGCGTTGGATGTCAACCGTGTGCTGCGCGAGGCACAACCCGTCCTGCAACAGGCCCTGGGTGGTCAGATGAACCTGGAGTGGCAGTTGGACACAGCCCCCTGGCCCGTCCAGCTCGACCCTGACCAGCTGCGCAACGCGCTGCTGCACCTGTGCGCCAATGCGCGTGATGCCTGCCTGGGCCGTGGCAACCTGTCGATCCGTACCGTCAATGAAAGGCTTGTCGTCGCCACTGAAGGGGTGGCCGGTGTCCCGGCTGGCGACTATGTGCTGATCCAGGTCGAAGATGACGGCCATGGCATGTCGCAAGAGGACCTGGAACACGCCTTCGAACCGTTTTTCACCACCAAACCACTGGGCCAGGGGGCAGGGCTCGGCTTGCCCATGGTCCATGGCTTCGTACGCCAGTCGGGGGGGCAGGCCTGGATCGAGTCGACCAAGGATAAAGGTGCCCGGGTAGTGCTGATGTTTCCCAGGTTCCACGGCACGCTGCCCGAACCCTTGCCGTTAGTGACTGGCCAAGCTCGGGGCGAGCGGGTGTTGTTGGTCGATGATGAAGTCACGCTGCGCAATTTGATGAAGGAAGTGCTGGTGGAGCGCGGCTTCGAGGTGTGCGACGTGACGGACGCCAACGCCGCTTTGGGGCAGTTCCGTCATGCCGGGCCGTTCGACCTGGTGATCACCGATATCGGATTGCCGGGAGGCTTCAGCGGTAGTCAGGTCGCCAGGGCGTTGCGGCTGATCAAGCCGGAGCAGAAGATCCTGTTCATCACCGGTTTTACAGAGCACCCTGTCGAGCAGACCATGCTCGACGAGCCAGGCACGGCCTTGCTGTTCAAGCCGTTTTCCCTGGAGACCCTGGTCGGGCAGGTTCACCGCATTCTGCAGGGGTGA
- a CDS encoding nucleoside deaminase, whose translation MEQDTSAFMRAAIDEAHKGLAEGGIPIGSVLVHDGKIIGRGHNRRVQNGSAILHGEMDALENAGRQPASVYQEATLYTTLSPCAMCSGAILLYGIKRVVIGENETFMGEEQLLTSRGVVLDVRHDQTCRDLMNQFIKEKPQLWNEDIGR comes from the coding sequence ATGGAACAGGACACCTCTGCATTCATGCGGGCGGCCATCGACGAAGCCCACAAGGGGCTGGCAGAAGGGGGGATCCCCATCGGCTCGGTGCTGGTGCACGACGGCAAGATCATCGGCCGGGGACATAATCGCCGGGTGCAGAATGGCAGCGCCATCCTCCACGGCGAGATGGACGCCCTGGAAAACGCCGGGCGTCAGCCGGCCAGTGTCTACCAAGAGGCGACGCTCTACACCACCTTGTCGCCCTGTGCCATGTGCAGTGGCGCGATTCTTCTTTACGGCATCAAGCGCGTGGTCATCGGCGAGAACGAAACATTTATGGGCGAAGAGCAACTGCTCACAAGCCGAGGCGTTGTGCTTGACGTACGTCACGACCAAACCTGTCGAGACTTGATGAACCAGTTCATAAAGGAAAAACCGCAACTGTGGAATGAAGATATTGGCCGCTGA
- a CDS encoding type 1 glutamine amidotransferase domain-containing protein — translation MNKKILIVLTNTAKYPDLKRATGLWLGEAVHFVDKVQQAGYTVDYVSPAGGYVPIDPHSLQMAPELDWQWYNDKAFMNRLGATLNPTQVKAEHYSAIYYTGGHGVIWDFPSNQPLQELARRIHERGGVVASVCHGAVGLLNIKLSDNTLLLKEREVTGFSNTEEKLAELDSVVPFLTENELGARGGIYSKAEDPWMPFVVEDGNLITGQNPASTTGVAEAVLRYLDTRK, via the coding sequence ATGAACAAGAAGATCCTGATCGTGCTGACCAATACCGCCAAGTACCCCGATCTCAAGCGGGCCACAGGGTTGTGGCTGGGTGAGGCCGTGCACTTCGTCGACAAGGTGCAACAGGCCGGCTACACGGTCGACTATGTCAGCCCGGCGGGTGGCTACGTGCCCATCGACCCGCACAGCCTGCAGATGGCACCAGAGCTGGACTGGCAGTGGTACAACGACAAGGCCTTCATGAACCGCCTGGGTGCAACCCTGAACCCGACCCAGGTCAAGGCCGAGCACTACAGCGCGATCTATTACACCGGCGGCCATGGCGTGATCTGGGATTTTCCCAGCAACCAGCCATTGCAGGAGCTGGCGCGGCGCATTCACGAACGCGGCGGCGTGGTCGCCTCGGTATGCCATGGTGCGGTGGGGTTGTTGAACATCAAGCTCAGCGATAACACCCTACTGCTCAAAGAAAGGGAGGTGACGGGCTTCTCCAACACAGAGGAGAAACTCGCCGAGCTGGATAGCGTAGTGCCGTTCCTGACCGAGAACGAACTGGGCGCGCGCGGCGGCATATACAGCAAGGCGGAGGATCCATGGATGCCCTTCGTGGTCGAGGACGGCAACCTCATCACCGGGCAGAACCCGGCCTCTACCACTGGCGTGGCCGAGGCGGTCCTGCGCTACCTGGACACCAGGAAATAG
- the hppD gene encoding 4-hydroxyphenylpyruvate dioxygenase, translating into MADIFDNPMGLEGFEFIELASPTPGVLEPVFQMLGFTKVATHRSKDVHLYRQGGINLILNNEPGIASYFAAEHGPSVCGMAFRVRNAHEAYARALELGAQPVEIETGPMELRLPAIKGIGGAPLYLIDRYEEGSSIYDIDFKFIEGVDRNPVGAGLKIIDHLTHNVYRGRMSYWAGFYEKLFNFREIRYFDIKGEYTGLTSRAMTAPDGMIRIPLNEESSKGSGQIEEFLMQFNGEGIQHVAFLTDDLLKTWDALKGFGMRFMTPPPQTYYEMLEERLPGHGEPVDQLKSRGILLDGASEAGDKRLLLQIFSETLLGPVFFEFIQRKGDDGFGEGNFKALFESIERDQVRRGVLNVE; encoded by the coding sequence ATGGCAGATATCTTCGACAACCCGATGGGCCTGGAAGGCTTCGAATTCATCGAGCTTGCCTCGCCGACCCCTGGCGTGCTGGAACCTGTGTTCCAGATGCTCGGTTTCACCAAGGTGGCGACCCACCGCTCCAAAGATGTGCACCTGTATCGCCAGGGTGGCATCAACCTGATTCTGAACAACGAACCGGGCATTGCCTCGTACTTCGCCGCCGAGCACGGCCCGTCGGTGTGTGGCATGGCCTTCCGCGTGCGTAACGCCCACGAAGCCTACGCCCGTGCCCTTGAGCTGGGCGCCCAGCCGGTGGAGATCGAAACCGGCCCGATGGAGCTGCGCCTGCCGGCGATCAAGGGTATCGGTGGCGCGCCGCTGTACCTGATCGACCGCTATGAAGAAGGCAGCTCGATCTACGACATCGACTTCAAGTTCATCGAAGGCGTTGACCGCAACCCGGTCGGTGCCGGCCTGAAGATCATCGACCACCTGACCCACAACGTCTATCGCGGGCGTATGTCGTATTGGGCGGGCTTCTACGAGAAGCTGTTCAACTTCCGCGAGATCCGCTACTTCGACATCAAGGGCGAGTACACCGGCCTGACCTCCCGCGCCATGACCGCGCCGGACGGCATGATCCGCATCCCGCTCAACGAGGAATCGTCGAAGGGCTCGGGGCAGATCGAAGAGTTCCTGATGCAGTTCAATGGTGAGGGTATCCAGCACGTGGCCTTCCTCACCGACGACCTGCTCAAGACCTGGGACGCGCTCAAGGGCTTCGGCATGCGCTTCATGACCCCGCCGCCACAGACCTACTACGAGATGCTCGAGGAACGCCTGCCGGGCCATGGCGAGCCGGTCGACCAGCTCAAGAGCCGCGGGATCCTGCTGGATGGCGCGTCCGAGGCGGGCGACAAGCGCCTGCTGCTGCAGATCTTCTCCGAGACCCTGCTGGGCCCGGTATTCTTCGAGTTCATCCAGCGCAAGGGCGACGATGGCTTCGGCGAAGGCAACTTCAAGGCGCTGTTCGAGTCGATCGAGCGTGATCAGGTGCGCCGTGGCGTGCTGAACGTCGAGTAA
- a CDS encoding EAL domain-containing protein gives MPLTPKRPARWSWRMLLPWCVGVLPLLCGLAVMRWQTERELQASSAATAHEVVQHLETVLDSLSIAASHLLPKAGQPCQDVQLALRIEVTRNAFVRSTNLFERDTLYCSSLFGEFDEPVDARDYTGGQLWLMDGNSVTPGQPLLVYRISEGDRGAITTVDGNHLLTALRLIGEDEELQVQVGNHWMGRDGLVHNGSPPAAASAAVTFSSTRYPISVHGGYGPAKPGELMRSRYPALLSLLLVLGILAGVTCRWQIRRASSPRAELHRALEAGEFLPYFQPVVRKGDYHWAGVEVLMRWQHPREGLVRPDLFIPYAEHSGQIVAMTRSLMLNTAQALAPHAELLEDGFHIGINITADHCRDLGLLDDCQTFLQHFPPGRVVLTLELTERKLIEPTPVTLALFERLHAMGVMIALDDFGTGQSSLNYLRQFKVDYLKIDQGFVAMIGGDALSQHILDTIIELSAKLGLGIVAEGVETDVQRDYLAHHGVDFQQGYLFARPMPIAELLLALAARPGSPRLPQGAAPEIMRG, from the coding sequence ATGCCCCTGACACCCAAACGCCCTGCCCGCTGGAGCTGGCGCATGTTGCTACCCTGGTGCGTGGGCGTGCTGCCGCTGCTGTGCGGGCTGGCGGTGATGCGCTGGCAGACCGAGCGCGAGCTGCAGGCCAGCAGCGCGGCAACCGCCCACGAGGTGGTGCAACACCTCGAGACCGTGCTCGACAGCCTCTCCATCGCCGCCAGCCACCTGCTACCAAAAGCCGGCCAGCCCTGCCAGGACGTGCAACTGGCGTTGCGTATCGAAGTGACGCGCAACGCCTTCGTGCGCTCCACCAACCTGTTCGAACGCGACACGCTGTATTGCTCCTCCCTGTTCGGCGAATTCGACGAGCCGGTGGACGCCAGGGACTACACCGGTGGGCAACTGTGGCTGATGGATGGCAACTCGGTCACCCCTGGCCAACCGCTGCTGGTCTACCGCATCAGCGAGGGTGACCGCGGCGCCATCACCACGGTGGATGGCAATCATCTGCTCACCGCCTTGCGCCTGATCGGCGAGGACGAAGAACTGCAGGTGCAGGTGGGCAACCACTGGATGGGCAGGGACGGCCTGGTGCACAACGGCAGCCCACCTGCCGCGGCCAGCGCGGCGGTCACGTTCTCCTCGACGCGCTACCCGATCAGCGTGCACGGTGGCTATGGCCCTGCCAAGCCGGGCGAGCTGATGCGTTCGCGCTACCCGGCCCTGCTTAGCCTGCTGCTGGTACTGGGGATACTGGCCGGCGTCACCTGCCGCTGGCAGATTCGCCGCGCCTCCTCGCCCCGCGCCGAACTGCACCGGGCGCTGGAGGCCGGCGAGTTCCTGCCCTACTTCCAACCGGTGGTGCGCAAGGGCGACTACCACTGGGCCGGCGTCGAAGTGCTGATGCGCTGGCAACATCCGCGCGAAGGCCTGGTGCGCCCCGACCTGTTCATCCCCTACGCCGAGCACAGTGGGCAGATCGTCGCCATGACCCGCAGCCTGATGCTCAACACCGCGCAGGCGCTGGCCCCACACGCCGAGCTGCTGGAGGACGGGTTCCACATCGGCATCAACATCACCGCCGACCACTGCCGCGACCTGGGCCTGCTCGACGACTGCCAGACCTTCCTCCAGCATTTCCCGCCCGGGCGCGTGGTGCTGACCCTGGAACTGACCGAGCGCAAGCTCATCGAGCCGACACCGGTCACCCTGGCGCTGTTCGAAAGGCTTCACGCGATGGGGGTGATGATCGCCCTGGACGACTTCGGCACCGGCCAGTCCAGCCTCAACTACCTGCGCCAGTTCAAGGTCGACTACCTGAAGATCGACCAGGGTTTCGTCGCCATGATCGGCGGCGATGCGCTCTCCCAACACATTCTCGACACCATCATCGAACTGTCCGCCAAACTGGGGTTGGGCATCGTCGCCGAGGGTGTGGAGACCGACGTCCAGCGCGACTACCTGGCCCATCACGGCGTGGACTTCCAGCAGGGCTACCTGTTCGCCCGGCCGATGCCCATCGCCGAGCTGCTCCTGGCCCTCGCCGCGCGCCCCGGCAGCCCGCGGTTGCCGCAAGGCGCGGCCCCTGAGATCATGCGCGGCTGA
- the rarD gene encoding EamA family transporter RarD: MSKGIVSSVMASCLFAVMYFYTSFLKPLDGEEIFGWRTLLTLPCLTLFMLISKDWKRVGELLGRVRRTPLLLLGMVGTSWLMGVQLWLFLWAPLHGRSLEVSMGYFLLPLAMVLTGRLVYGERLSRLQKVAVSCAALGVGHELYQHGSFAWETLLVMIGYPIYFVLRRRCRTDHLGGLWCDMCLLLPWALYFVIQGPLSAADLAEHPGLYGLIPLLGAISACALIAYVLASRLLPFSLFGLLSYVEPVLLVGVALLLGETIGPDQWLTYLPIWAAVLVLVLEGFKHLLRQRRRSV, encoded by the coding sequence GTGTCAAAAGGCATTGTTTCGTCGGTCATGGCATCCTGCCTGTTCGCCGTGATGTACTTCTATACCTCCTTCCTCAAGCCGCTGGATGGCGAGGAAATCTTCGGCTGGCGAACCCTGCTGACCCTACCCTGCCTCACCCTGTTCATGCTCATTTCCAAAGACTGGAAGCGCGTCGGCGAGCTGCTGGGGCGTGTCCGGCGCACACCGCTCCTGCTGCTGGGCATGGTCGGCACCTCCTGGCTGATGGGCGTGCAGCTATGGCTGTTCCTCTGGGCACCGTTGCACGGGCGCAGCCTGGAAGTCTCGATGGGTTATTTCCTGCTGCCGCTGGCCATGGTCCTGACCGGGCGGCTGGTGTATGGCGAGCGCCTGTCACGCCTGCAGAAGGTGGCAGTGAGCTGCGCGGCCCTGGGCGTGGGCCACGAGCTGTACCAGCACGGCAGCTTCGCCTGGGAGACGCTACTGGTGATGATCGGCTACCCGATCTACTTCGTCCTGCGCCGCCGCTGCCGCACCGACCACCTCGGTGGCCTGTGGTGCGACATGTGCCTACTGCTGCCCTGGGCCCTGTACTTCGTGATCCAGGGCCCGCTGTCGGCGGCCGACCTTGCCGAACACCCCGGCCTTTACGGGCTGATTCCGCTGCTCGGGGCGATCAGTGCCTGCGCCCTGATCGCCTACGTGCTGGCCAGCCGCCTGTTGCCGTTCAGCCTGTTCGGCCTGCTCAGCTACGTCGAGCCGGTGCTGCTGGTGGGCGTTGCCCTGCTGCTGGGCGAGACCATCGGCCCGGACCAGTGGCTCACCTACCTACCGATCTGGGCCGCCGTGCTGGTGCTGGTGCTCGAAGGTTTCAAGCACCTGCTGCGCCAGCGTCGGCGCTCGGTGTAA